GCCACGCATCGGCGTCGGCCTGGCCTGACGCCGGAGTGGCTTTCTTGTCGAATCGAGGTACTTCCTGCACGCGATGGTATTAACTGTGACCCAACTCGCCGGCTCTGACAGCGACCCGACGGGGTGAGTGAGTTCGGGGAAAGGCGAACTGATGAAGCGGCTGGCGACGTGGTGGGGGCAGGACGACCACTTCGATTGGCTGACAGGCTATTTGCAAGCGCACGGGCTGAGCACCTACACCCGCAGGGTGTTGGCTGTCGTGGCGGCCTCATTGGTGCTGGTGCCCGTCAACGTGTGGTGTGGCCCTGTCCCGTTGTATCCACATGTGGCGCTCACGGTTTCGGTGCTGGCCGCGGTGATCGGACTGGTGATGACGGTGCTGTGGTTGAGTGGGTGGCCCACTCGGCGCCAGTCCATCTTCTACATCATGACCGGCACGGTAGCCATTGGCGGCGGCTGCCTATGGCAACCCCAGCCGCTCGTCGGACTGATGGCATGCTCGGCGCTGTCGGTGACCGGCGGCTACATCGCTTTCTTCCACACCTCCAAGCTCATGGCGCTGAACTTCTGCGCGGCCAGCGCGATCGGGGCCTGGCAAGCGGTGCGCCTGGCCGCCACGGGGCAGGCTGTGCTGGCCTTCACCGGTTACTTTCTGGTGCTGGAACTCAACGTGGTGGTTCCGCTCGCCATCCAGGTCGTGGTGCGCGCGCTGTGGGTGGATCTCTCGCGGGCCAACCGCGACCCGCTGACCGGCTTGCTGAACCGGCGGGCCTGCGACAGGGCGATCGTCGGTCGGATGCTCGCGGGCGCCCATCACCTGTTCCTGGCGGTGGCGATGGTCGATCTGGACCGCTTCAAGGAGCTCAACGACACCCGTGGGCACGCCGCCGGCGATGCGGCGCTCATCGAGGTGGCGGGCACCCTGACGACCGCTTGCGGTGAGACCGCCATCGTCGGCCGCGTTGGCGGGGAGGAATTCCTGGTCGCCGACATCGTCACCGCCGAACAGCTGCCGGAGTGGGGCCGACAGCTCTGTGACGCGATCGCCGCGATGGACGCATCGGTGACCGCCAGCGTCGGAATCGCGACCCTGGCGTTGCGCAGCGTCGTCTCGGACTATGCCGAGCACGCGTTTCACCAATTGGTCGCCCAGGCCGACACCGCGATGTATGAAGCCAAACGGTGCGGCGGCAACCAAAGTCGCCACCGCCAGGTGCCGGTCTGAGCCGTCGAAGTCCTACTGAGCGGGTGGAGCGACGTCGTCGAGCGACGCCAAGCGGGTGGGGCGCCCGTGCCCGCGCAGGGTGACGGTGTCGCCCAACGACCAACGTGCGCGCTCGCTTTCGCTCGCTCCCTCGATGGCGTCGGCGGTCGCGAGCAGATGGTGGGCGTGTGACTTGGCGAGCTCGCACAGCCGCGCCGCCTCGTTGACCGGCTCACCGATGACGGTGTATTCGAATCGTTCTTTGGCGCCGACGTTCCCGGCGACGACTTGGCCTGCCGCCACACCGATGCCGGCTTCGAGGTCGGCCATCTCGTCGGCCAGCCGCTCGGCGATACAGCGGGCGGCGGCCAGCGCCGCGTCTTCGGGACTGTCCAGGCGGTTCGGCGCTCCGAAGATGGCCAGCGACGCATCGCCTTCGAATTTATTGACCAGCCCGCAGTAGCGGTCCACCTCCTCGACGACGATCGCGAAGAAACGGTTCAGCACCGCAACGACTTCGGCTGGCGGTTGGCTCGTCACCAGCTGCGTCGACCCGACGATGTCGATGAAGACGACGGCAACATGGCGTTCTTCCCCGCCCAGCTTCGGCCGTTCACGTTCCGCGGCAAGGGCGACCTCGCGCCCGACGTGGCGGCCGAACAGATCGCGGACCCGTTCCCGCTCCCGCAGTCCGTCGACCATCGTGTTGAAGCCGCGTTGCAGCTCGCCGAGTTCGGTGCCGTCGAACACCACGAGGTTTCCGCGCAGATCGCCGCGCTCCACGCGCGCCAGCGCGGCACGGACCACCCGCACCGGTGTCGCGGTGAGCCAGGCCAAGATCCACATCAGGACGCACCCGAAGATCAGCGGGGCCGTCGACACGATCAACACGGCCACCGCGAACTGGGTCTGGGTCAGATTGCGCAACACGAGTTCGAAAAAGGCCAGCATCATGATCCCCATGACGGGCACGGCCGAACCGAGGAACCAGACGACCATCGTGCGGCCCATGATGCCCGCCGCGAACCGTCGTGGCGGTGGTCCGGCTTCGAGCGCCTGCGCGGCTACGGGACGCAGCGCGAACTCCGCGAGCAGATAACTCGCGGTGGCGACCACCACTCCGGCAAAGCTCACGACGAGCAGGAACCGCGGAATGAACTGCGAGTTGGCCAAGCCGAACAGCGTCGTCAGCAGCACCGTCCCAATGCCCCACAAGACGAGGTCGACGAGGGCGATGCGCCACGGGGCGACAAAGGTGTTGCGCTCGTCCTCTGGGGTCGGCTTGCGCTCTTCGATCGCCCAGCGCAGGGCGATCACGGTCCGGCGGGTGATCCAATACGTGCCCCACGCCGAGGCCGCCACGATGTAGGCCGGTGCGGCACCGAACGTGATCCACGCCGGCGCGTCGTCGAACACGCTCGGCACCGGGATGGCGACGGTGACCAACAGCAGGGCGACGGCGACACCGATCAGGTTCGCCCCCAGCACCATCACCGTCATGATGATCTGGATGCGCACCCGGCGACGGCCCTGGCTTTCCGACACCCGCCCGAGCAGCAGGGAGCCGTACGCCGGCGTCTCCGGCAGACGGCCGCTCTGACGGGTGACGCGCTCGAGCACCCGGCCGATTCGTTGTGCCAAGGACGTGTTGGCCGACATGGTGGCGTCAGCCTAATTTGTCGGCCACGCTCTAAGGTGAGTCGGGTGCGTCTAGTGATCGCTCAATGCACCGTTGACTACGTCGGCCGGCTCACCGCGCACCTGCCCTCCGCGCGCAGGCTGTTGCTGTTCAAGGCCGATGGATCGGTCAGTGTGCACGCCGACGACCGCGCCTACAAGCCGCTGAACTGGATGAGCCCGCCGTGCTGGCTGAGCGAGCAGCCCGGTGATCCCGCGCCGGTGTGGGTGGTCGAAAACAAGGCCGGCGAGCAACTGCGGATCACCGTCGAGGAGATCGAACACGACTCCAGCCACGACCTGGGCGTGGACCCGGGGCTGGTCAAGGATGGCGTCGAAGCGCACCTGCAGGCGTTGCTCGCCGAGCACGTGCAGCTACTGGGCGAGGGATACACCCTGGTGCGTCGCGAGTACATGACCGCGATCGGCCCCGTCGATCTGCTGTGCCGCGACGAACGCGGCGCCTCGGTGGCCGTGGAGATCAAGCGGCGCGGCGAGATCGACGGCGTCGAGCAGCTCACCCGCTACCTCGAACTGCTCAACAGGGACAGCCTGCTGGCCCCGGTGCAAGGGGTCTTCGCGGCCCAGCAGATCAAGCCGCAGGCGCGCACCCTGGCCGTCGATCGCGGGATCCGTTGTGTGACATTGGATTACGACAAGATGCGCGGCATGGACAACGACGAGTACCGGCTGTTCTGAAGCCTCGTCACTAGACTGATCGCATGCCTCGGCGCCGCACACCGCCACGCAGGCAGCGGCCCTCGGCGCCGCCGCCGGCGCTGCGCCGGGTGGAGGTCGGGCCCGACGGCCACGAGTACGAGGTTCGTCCCGTCGCGGCGGCCCGCGCGGTCAAGACCTATCGGTGCCCCGGCTGCGATCACGAAATCCGCTCCGGCTCAGCACATCTGGTGGTGTGGCCGATCGATTCGGCGTTCGGGACAGACGCGGGTCACGTCGAGGACCGCCGCCATTGGCACACGCCGTGCTGGGCGCACCGCGCCACCCGCGGTCCCACCAGGAAGTGGTCTTGAGTAGCGGTCCTCAGGCGGCCGGTTCGACGAGTTCGATCAGAACTCCGCCGCCGTCCTTGGGGTGGATGAAGTTGATCCGGGAGTTTGCCGTGCCGCGACGGGGTGCGTCGTAGATCAACCGCACGCCTTGCTCGCGGAGCCGCTCGACCATGGTGTCGAGGTCGCTGACCCGAACGGCCATCTGCTGGATGCCCGGACCGCGCTTGTCGAGGAACTTCGCGATCGTCGAGGACTCGTCGAACGGGGCCATCAACTGGATCTGTGCGGTGCCCGCCGGGGCACCCCGCACCGCCAGCATGGCTTCGCGGATTCCCTGCTCCTCGTTGACTTCCTCGTGCACCAGGATCATGCCGAGGTGGTCGTGGTACCAGTCGATGGCGGCGTCCAGGTCGGCGACTGCGATGCCGACGTGATCGATCGCCGTCACCAGCGAGGTGGCCAGGATCTGACGGGCGTCAACTTGATCGGTCGTCATCACATAACGGTAACCTGGCGGCAAAGATTGCGCTTCTCCGGGAGGCCGAAACGGCCGTCGGGGGAGCGCCCAGCAGGCCTTAGGAGAGAGTCATGACGACGTCGGTGATCGTTGCTGGAGCACGCACCCCCATCGGCAAGTTGATGGGTTCGCTGAAGGATTTCTCGGGCAGCGATCTGGGTGCCATCGCGATCGCCGGCGCGCTGGAGAAGGCCAATCTTCCGGCCTCCGCGGTCGACTACGTGATCATGGGCCAGGTGCTGACGGCCGGGGCCGGCCAGATGCCGGCACGCCAGGCGGCCGTGGCGGCCGGCATCGGCTGGGACGTTCCGGCGCTGACCATCAACAAGATGTGCCTGTCCGGAATCGACTCCATCGCGCTGGCCGACCAGCTCATTCGTGCTGGCGAGTTCGAGGTGGTGGTGGCCGGCGGTCAGGAGTCCATGTCGAAGGCGCCCCACCTGCTGATGGACAGCCGCTCGGGTTACAAGTACGGCGACGTCACGGTCCTCGACCACATGGCCTACGACGGCCTGCACGACGTGTTCACCGACCAGCCGATGGGCGCCCTTACCGAGCAGCGCAACGACGTCGACAAGTTCACCCGCCAGGAGCAGGACGAGTTCGCTGCGGGTTCGCATCGCAAGGCCGCCGCGGCGTGGAAGGACGGCGTTTTCACCGACGAGGTGGTGCCGGTCAACATCCCGCAACGCAAGGGTGATCCGCTGCAGTTCACCGAGGACGAAGGCATCCGCGCCAACACCACGGCGGAGTCGCTGGCCGGCCTCAAGCCGGCGTTTCGCCGCGACGGCACCATCACCGCCGGTTCGGCCTCCCAGATTTCCGATGGCGCCGCCGCGGTGGTGGTGACGAGCAAGGCCAAAGCCCAGGAGCTGGGACTGAGCTGGCTGGCCGAGATCGGCGCGCACGGCGTGGTGGCCGGACCGGACTCCACCCTGCAGTCGCAGCCCGCCAACGCGATCAAGAAGGCCATCAGCCGCGAGGGCATCTCCGTGGACCAACTCGACGTCGTGGAGATCAACGAGGCGTTTGCCGCGGTCGCGCTGGCCTCGACCCGCGAACTCGGCGTCAATCCCGACATCGTCAACGTCAACGGCGGTGCGATCGCTGTCGGTCATCCCATCGGCATGTCGGGAGCGCGCATCACGCTGCATGCGGCTCTGGAACTGGCGCGGCGCGGGTCCGGCTACGCCGTCGCGGCCCTGTGCGGGGCCGGCGGGCAGGGCGACGCCCTGATTCTGCGGGCGAGTTAGCCAGCGATCGAGGGTCCCCGCGACGTTGCTGGAGCCGCTCGGTGGCAGAAATTTTGTGATCTTCGTCATACGGGCCGATCACGCCCCTTTTTTGAGGTGATTTTCGGCCCCGGCGCGCCCGCGCTCGAGCGGCGCCGCCACCGGGTGGATCGGTAGCCCGCGCGCATGACAAACTTGACGGCGTGACGCGTCCGCGACCTTCCATCGGTCCCGCACTGACCGGTGCTGTCGATCTGTCCGGTCTCAAGCAGCGCGCCCAGTCGCCCGGCGCCGCTCCCGGGGGGCCCGCGTCGTCGCCCGCCGAGGGCGGCGGCGGCATCACTGCGGTCACCGAGGCCAACTTCGAGGCCGAGGTTCTGCTCCGCTCTGAGGAAGTGCCGGTCGTCGTGCTGCTGTGGTCCCCGCGCAGCGATGCGTGCGTCCAGCTTCTCGACACGCTGTCGGGGTTGTCCGGCCAGGACAATGGCAGGTGGTCGCTGACGACCGTCAACGTCGATGTCGCGCCCAGGGTCGCGCAGATCTTCGGTGTCGACGCGGTTCCGACCGTGGTGGCGTTGGCGGCGGGGCAGCCGATCTCGAGTTTCCAAGGCGTGCAGCCGGCCGAGCAACTGCGCGGCTGGCTGGACCAGATCCTTTCCGCGACCGCCGGGAAGCTCAGGGGCGCAACGGGTTCGGCGGAATCCGATGAGGTTGACCCCGAGCTGGCCGCGGCCCGTCAGCAGCTGGAGGACGGCGACTTCGAGGCCGCCAAGGCGTCCTATCAGTCGATCCTGGACGCCAATCCGGCCAGCGCGGAGGCCAAGGGCGCGATCCGCCAGATCCACTTCCTGACGCGCGCGACCGCGCAGCGCCCAGACGCCGTCGCCGTCGCCGATGCGGCGCCCAGCGACATCGAGGCCGCCCTCGCGGCCGCGGACGTGCAGATCCTCAACCAGGAGGTCGCTGCCGCGTTCGAGCGCCTGATCGCGTTGGTGCGCAGCACATCCGGCGATGATCGCGCGTTGGTGCGCACTCGCCTGGTGGAGTTGTTCGAACTCTTCGACCCGGCCGATCCCGAGGTCGTCGCCGGGCGTCGCAACCTGGCCAACGCGCTGTACTGACGCGAATTCAGCTCCACGAACGTCGAGTTGGTGGGCTATACAGCGCCCAAATCGCGCAACACGTCGACGTTCGGCGGGATCAGTCGCGTTACTCCGGTTCCAGCCAGAGGGCCGACGTGGGCGGCAACACCAGCACCGCCGAGGCCGGCCGCCCATGCCATGGGTCTTCGGTGGCGTCGACGCCGCCCATGTTCCCGACTCCCGAACCGTTATAGACGGTGGCGTCGGTGTTGAGCACCTCGCGCCACCGGCCGGCCGACGGCAGGCCGAGTCGGTAGCCGCCGTGCTCGGCGCCGGCGAAGTTGAATACGCACGCCATCACCGAGCCGTCCTTGCCGTACCGCAGGAAGCTCAAAACGTTGTTGCCCGAGTCGTTGGCGTCGATCCAGGAGTAGCCGTCGGGCACGGTGTCTTGGCTCCACAACGCCGGGCGGTTGCGGTAGATGTCGTTGATGTCGCGCACCATGCGCAGGACCCCGTTGGAGAATCCCTGCTCGTCGAGCTGCCACCAATCCAGGCCGCGCTCCTCGGACCATTCCGCGCGTTGGCCGAATTCCTGGCCCATGAACAGCAACTGCTTGCCCGGGTGCGCCCACTGGTAGGCCAGCAGGCTGCGCAAGCCGGCGGCCTTGACGTGATTGTTGCCGGGCATTCGTCCCCACAGCGTTCCCTTGCCGTGGACCACCTCGTCATGGCTGATCGGCAGGACGTAGTTCTCGCTGAACGCATACAGCATCGAGAACGTCATCTCGTGGTGGTGAAAGCTCCGATAGATCGGATCGCGGCTGATGTAGTCGAGCGTGTCATGCATCCAGCCCATGTTCCACTTCATCGAAAAGCCCAGGCCACCAAGATTTGTCGGCCGGGTTACCCCGGGCCACGAGGTCGATTCTTCGGCGATGGTGACAATGCCCGGGGCGGTCTTGTGCGCGGTGGCGTTCATCTCCTGCAGGAACTGGACCGCCTCCAAGTTCTCCCGCCCGCCGTAGATGTTCGGGGTCCAGCCGCCTTCGGGGCGGGAGTAATCCAGGTACAGCATCGACGCGACCGCGTCCACCCGTAGGCCGTCGATGTGGAATTCCTCGAGCCAGAACAAGGCGTTGGCCACCAGGAAGTTGCGCACTTCCCGACGTCCGAAGTCGAAAACATAAGTGCCCCAGTCGAGTTGCTCACCGCGCTGAGGGTCGGAGTGCTCGTAGAGGGGGGTGCCGTCGAAGCGGGCAAGCGCCCACGCGTCCTTCGGGAAGTGTGCGGGCACCCAGTCCACCAGCACGCCGATGCCCGCCTGGTGCAGGGCGTCGACCAGGGCCCGGAACTCGTCCGGCGTGCCGAACCGCGACGTCGGCGCGTAGTACGACGTCACCTGGTATCCCCAGGACCCGGCGAAAGGATGCTCGGCCACCGGGAGCAACTCGACGTGGGTGAACCCGTGCTCCACAACGTAATCCGTCAGCTCGCGGGCCAACTGGCGGTAGTTGAGCCCGGGTCGCCATGAACCCAGGTGAACCTCGTAGGTGCTCATCGGCTCGAACACCGGGTTGCGCCCGGCTCGCTGCGTCATCCAGTCGGCGTCTTCCCAGGTGTACCTGCTGCGGGTCACCCGGGAGGCCGTGTGCGGCGGCACCTCGGTGGCAAAGGCCATGGGATCGGCGCGCTCGGTCACCACGCCGTCGGCGCCGTGGACGCGGAACTTGTACAGCCCCTCGAGCGGAAAGCCGGGCCAGAACAGCTCCCACACACCTGAGGAGCCCAACACTCGCATCGGGGCTTCGGTACCGGTCCAGCCGTTGAATTCACCGATCAGGCTGACGCCCTTGGCGTTGGGCGCCCACACCGCGAACGACACCCCGTTGACGACGCCGTCGGCCGTGGTGAACGAGCGGGGGTGCGCGCCAAGGACTTCCCAGAGCCGCTCGTGGCGCCCTTCGGCGAACAGGTGAAGGTCGACCTCGCCCAGGGTGGGCAAGAAGCGGTACGCGTCGGCGACGACGTACGGGTCGGCGCCCTCGTAGGTGATCTGGAGCCGGTAGTCGATCAGGTTGGTGAACGGCAGCACCACCGCGAACAGGCCGGACTCGACGTGCTGCATCGGGAATCGGTCGTCGCCGACGAGGGCGACGACTTCGACCGCGTGCGGCCGGTACGCCCGGATGACGGTGTGGTCGCCGTATTCGTGAGCGCCCAGCATGCCGTGCGGGTTGTAGTGTGTGCCGGCGACCAGGCGTGAAAGATCGGCGGGATCGGGCGCCAGGTGCGTCCGAGCGAGTTGGTCGGCTTGGCTCATGTCCCTTTCGCCTCCGGTCCGTTTCATGTCCTGTCTCAATGCCTGCGCAGCAGCGTCATTCGAGCGTCATCCGGCACGATCGGCATGTTGATGATGTGAGCGACCGCCTGTCCGGGATCGATGCGGACGTAATTGGCTTGCCCCCATTGGAATTCCTGGCCGGTGATCTCATCGCGCACCCAAAAGCGCTCGTAGGGCTCCATACCCAGTGCGGCCATATCCAAAAACAGCGTCGCTTCCTCGGGGCCGAAGGCGTTGAGCGTCACCACCACCAACACGCAGTCACCCGTGGTCGGGTCGAACTTGCTGAAGGCGATCAGCGCGTCGTTGTCCACGCTATGGAAATGGATGGTGCGCAGCTGCTGCAGCGCCGGATGGAGCCGGCGAATCGCGTTGAGCTGCGTGATGAATGGCTCGAGCGACCGTCCCTCGGCGAGCGCACCCGCGAAATCGCGGGGCCGCAGTTCGTACTTCTCCGAGTTCAGGTACTCCTCACTGCCTTCCCGCACCGCGCGGTGCTCGAACAGCTCGTACCCCGAGTACACGCCCCAGGCGGGCCCCATGGTGGCGGCCAGCACCGCACGGATGGCGAACATCCCGGGCCCGTTGTGCTGCAGGATCGCGTGCAGGATGTCGGGGGTGTTGACGAACAGGTTGGGCCGACGGAAGTCGGCCAAAGCGGCGATGTCGTTACCGAATTCGGTCAGCTCCCACTTCGCCGTGCGCCAGGTGAAGTAGCTATAGGACTGCGTGAATCCCAGTTTGGCCAGCCCGTACTGGCGGGCCGGCGGTGTGAAGGCCTCGGAGAGAAACAGCACATCGGGGTCGATGGCCTTGACCGCGGCGATCAACCACGCCCAGAAGTCCGGCGGCTTGGTGTGCGGGTTGTCGACCCGAAAGAACTTGACGCCGTGGTCCATCCAGTGCCGGACCACGCGCAGCACCTCGTCGTAGAGGCCGGCCGGGTCGTTGTCGAAATTGATCGGGTAGATGTCCTGGTACTTCTTCGGCGGGTTCTCCGCGTAGGCGATTGTGCCGTCGGGCAATTCGGTGAACCAGTTGCGGTGGTCACGCGCCCAAGGATGGTCGGGCGCGCATTGCAGCGCCAGGTCGAGCGCCACCTCCATGCCCAAGTCGCGGGTCGCGGCGACGAACGCGTCGAAGTCCTCGATGGTGCCCAAGTCCGGGTGGACGGCGTCGTGGCCGCCCTCGTCGCTGCCGATCGCCCAGGGGGATCCCACATCTCCGGGAGCAGCGGTGGGGGAGTTGTTGCGCCCCTTGCGATGTACCTTGCCGATCGGGTGGATCGGCGGCAGGTAGACGACGTCGAATCCCATGGCCGCGATGCGCGGCAGCGCGGCCGTCGCCGTGGCGAAGGTGCCGTGCACCGGGTTGCCGGCGGCGTCCCATCCGCCGGTCGAGCGGGGAAACATTTCGTACCAGGAGCCGAACCGGGCCGACGGCCGGTCCACCCAGATGCTGTATTGCTCGCCGCGGGTGACGAAATCGCGCAGCGGGAAGTCCGCCAGGATTTCCTCGATCTCCGGGCCCAGCGCCAGCGCCGTTCGGGTGACCGGGTCCCCCGGCGAGCGCAGCGCCGTGGCGGCGGCCAGCAGCGGTTCGCGCCGGGCGCGGGGCACCTCCGTCGCGGCGCGTTCGAAAAGGCCGGCACCGACCAGCAGGTCGTTGGACAGTTCCTTCTCGCCCTGACCGGCGTCGAGCTTGGCAACCAGCCCGTGCCGCCAGGAGTGAATGGGATCGCCCCACCCGTCGACCCGGAAGGTCCACAGCCCGGCCTGGTCGGGGGTGAACTGGCCGTGGAACACGTAGGGTTCCAGACCCATCGTCATCGGGAGCGCCAGCGGCTTGACTCGTTGCTGGTCAACTTTGCCGTCGCGGTCGGTCACCGGCTTTGCCGGGGCCTGGACGGCTTTGACGCGGCGGGTCTCGGTGACTTGCGGATAGCCTGGCCCGAGGTAGCGGACCACCAGGGTTGCCGCCACGGCCTCGTGGCCCTCTCGCCATACCGCGGCGCTGACCGGTACGACCTCGCCGATCACGGCCTTCGCGGGAAACGCGCCACAGGAAACGACCGGCTGGACGTTATCGATTTCGACACGACCGGGCACCACCACTCCGATCCGATTGTGTGCGGCCAGTCCGGGGCGTGCTCCGTGCGGAATGCCGCTCGTCGGGAAACTTCCTGTCGTGGGGAACTTTCTGTGCGGGGAAGCATCGTTGCGACCCCGATAACTAACCGATACCCACCCTAGTCTTCGGTCACACCCCGCCGCGGAAAAGCGGTCCTTCCCGTCGCCGTGCGCGGGCCGGAATCCTCAGTAAGGTAGGGACGCGTGAAAGCCCTCCGCCGGTTTACTGTCCGTGCTCACCTTCCCGAGCGTTTGACCGCGCTGGACCAGCTCTCGACCAACCTGCGATGGTCATGGGACAAGCCGACCCAGGATTTCTTCGCGACCATCGACCCGGACCTGTGGCAGCGGTGTGGCTGCGATCCCGTGGCGTTGCTGGGCGCGGTGAACCCGGCGCGGCTCGATGAGTTGGCGATCGATGAGACGTTCCTTCGCCGGCTCGACGAGCTCGCCGCTGATTTGAACGATTACCTGTCCCGCCCGCTGTGGTACCAGCAACGGCAGGAACAGGGCTTGGAAAACGGTCGAGCAATGCCGGCCGCCGTCGCCTACTTCTCGATGGAGTTCGGCATCGCCGAGGTGCTGCCCAACTACTCCGGCGGCTTGGGCATCCTGGCCGGTGACCACCTGAAGTCCGCGTCGGATCTGGGCGTGCCGTTGGTGGCGGTGGGCCTGTACTACCGCTCCGGCTACTTCCGGCAGTCGCTGACCGCCGACGGATGGCAGCACGAGACCTACCCGTCGCTGGACCCGCAGGGTCTGCCGTTGCGGCTGTTGACCGACGCCACCGGCGATCCCGCCCTGGTCGAGCTGATGCTGCCGGATTCCGCGCAGTTGCACGCCCGGATCTGGGTCGCTCAGGTCGGCAGGGTCCCGCTGCTGTTGCTCGATTCCGACGTCCCCGAGAACGAGCACGACCTGCGCGGTGTCACCGACCGCCTGTACGGGGGCGACCAGGAACACCGGATGAGGCAGGAGATCCTGGCCGGCATCGGCGGCGTGCGGGCGATCCGCGCCTACACCGCCATCCACGGCCTGCCCGCGCCCGAGGTGTTCCACATGAACGAGGGGCACGCGGGGTTCCTGGGCGCGGAACGCATCCGCGAGCTGATGACGGGTCCGGGGCTGGACTTCGACACCGCGCTGGCGGTCGTGCGCTCGAGCACCGTGTTCACCACCCACACCCCGGTGCCCGCCGGCATCGACCGGTTCCCCGTCGAGATGGTGCGGCTGTACTTCGACGACCATCTCGGCGACGAATCGGGATCCGGCCAGAAGGGGACGGCGGCCGATGCCACCAGCGCGCCCGTGTTGCTGCCGGGGGTGCCCACGGCGCGCATACTGGCGCTCGGTGCCGAGGACGATCCGACCAAATTCAACATGGCCCATATGGGTCTGCGCCTGGCCCAGCGGGCCAACGGGGTCTCCTCGCTGCACGGCCGGGTGAGCCGGGCGATGTTCAACGAGCTGTGGCCTGGATTCGACGCCGGCGAGGTGCCGATCGGGTCGATCACCAACGGAGTCCACGCGCGTACCTGGGCGGCGCCGCAGTGGCTGCAGCTGGGCCGCGAGCTGGCCGGGTCGGACTCGTTCAGCGATCCGGGGGTGTGGCTGCGTCTGCAACAGGTCGATGCGGGTCACCTGTGGTGGATCCGTTCGCAATTAAGGTCTCTGCTGGTCGAGGACGTGCGGCGCCGGCTGCGCCGCTCCTGGCTGGAACGCGGCGCGTCAGACGCCGAATTGGGTT
The sequence above is drawn from the Mycobacterium marseillense genome and encodes:
- a CDS encoding alpha-1,4-glucan--maltose-1-phosphate maltosyltransferase produces the protein MVVPGRVEIDNVQPVVSCGAFPAKAVIGEVVPVSAAVWREGHEAVAATLVVRYLGPGYPQVTETRRVKAVQAPAKPVTDRDGKVDQQRVKPLALPMTMGLEPYVFHGQFTPDQAGLWTFRVDGWGDPIHSWRHGLVAKLDAGQGEKELSNDLLVGAGLFERAATEVPRARREPLLAAATALRSPGDPVTRTALALGPEIEEILADFPLRDFVTRGEQYSIWVDRPSARFGSWYEMFPRSTGGWDAAGNPVHGTFATATAALPRIAAMGFDVVYLPPIHPIGKVHRKGRNNSPTAAPGDVGSPWAIGSDEGGHDAVHPDLGTIEDFDAFVAATRDLGMEVALDLALQCAPDHPWARDHRNWFTELPDGTIAYAENPPKKYQDIYPINFDNDPAGLYDEVLRVVRHWMDHGVKFFRVDNPHTKPPDFWAWLIAAVKAIDPDVLFLSEAFTPPARQYGLAKLGFTQSYSYFTWRTAKWELTEFGNDIAALADFRRPNLFVNTPDILHAILQHNGPGMFAIRAVLAATMGPAWGVYSGYELFEHRAVREGSEEYLNSEKYELRPRDFAGALAEGRSLEPFITQLNAIRRLHPALQQLRTIHFHSVDNDALIAFSKFDPTTGDCVLVVVTLNAFGPEEATLFLDMAALGMEPYERFWVRDEITGQEFQWGQANYVRIDPGQAVAHIINMPIVPDDARMTLLRRH
- the glgP gene encoding alpha-glucan family phosphorylase, with product MKALRRFTVRAHLPERLTALDQLSTNLRWSWDKPTQDFFATIDPDLWQRCGCDPVALLGAVNPARLDELAIDETFLRRLDELAADLNDYLSRPLWYQQRQEQGLENGRAMPAAVAYFSMEFGIAEVLPNYSGGLGILAGDHLKSASDLGVPLVAVGLYYRSGYFRQSLTADGWQHETYPSLDPQGLPLRLLTDATGDPALVELMLPDSAQLHARIWVAQVGRVPLLLLDSDVPENEHDLRGVTDRLYGGDQEHRMRQEILAGIGGVRAIRAYTAIHGLPAPEVFHMNEGHAGFLGAERIRELMTGPGLDFDTALAVVRSSTVFTTHTPVPAGIDRFPVEMVRLYFDDHLGDESGSGQKGTAADATSAPVLLPGVPTARILALGAEDDPTKFNMAHMGLRLAQRANGVSSLHGRVSRAMFNELWPGFDAGEVPIGSITNGVHARTWAAPQWLQLGRELAGSDSFSDPGVWLRLQQVDAGHLWWIRSQLRSLLVEDVRRRLRRSWLERGASDAELGWIATAFDPEVLTIGFARRVPTYKRLTLMLRDPHRLEQLLLDAERPIQLIVAGKSHPADDGGKALIQQVVRFADRHEVRHRIAFLPDYDMSMARLLYWGCDVWLNNPLRPLEACGTSGMKSALNGGLNLSIRDGWWDEWYDGENGWEIPSADGVADEERRDDLESSGLYTLLEEAVAPKFYERDEHGVPPRWIEMVRHTVQTLGPKVLASRMVRDYVEQYYTPAAQSLRKTVAPADDAAGGGEFGAARELAAYRRRAYEAWPKIVITDVDSTGLPDSPVLGSKLTLTATVQLAGLAPDEVTVQAVVGRVDASDALLEPVTVEMSYTGTAEGGNQVFSTTTPLPLAGSVGYTVRVLPRHPMLAASNELGLVTLAR